The Microbacterium natoriense genomic interval GCCCCACGTCACCGCGGCCGGTGCGCGTTCCGCGCCAGAGCATCGGCGGCGCGCACGAGAGCCAGGTGCGAGAACGCCTGCGGGGTGTTCCCGAGCTGACGGCCGGCGACCGTGTCGTACTCCTCCGACAGCATCCCGACATCGTTCGTCAGCCCGCACAGACGGTCCATGAGTACGTGGGCCTCTTCGTGGCGACCGGTGACCGCGTACTGCTCGACCAGCCAGAACGAGCACGCGAGGAAAGCACCTTCTGACCCGGCGAGACCGTCGACTCCCGTGCCGGTGCGGTAGCGGCGGACGAGCCCGTCGGGCATGAGGGTCTGTTCGATGCGCTCGACCGTCGCCAGCATCCGCGGATCATCCGGGCGGCAGTATCCGACCTGCGGAAGCAGCAGCAGCGATGCGTCGACCTCCGTCGTGCCGTAGTACTGCACGAAGTGCCCGTCGACCACACCCTGACCGTCGATCTCGGCACGCATGCGCTCGCGCAGTCCTCGCCAGCGCTCGACAGGACCTTCCAGCCCGAAGTCCTCGACTGCACGCACCGCGCGGTCGAACGCGGCCCACATCATGACCCGGGAATGGGTGAAGTGGTGCGCATCGCCCCTGATCTCCCACAACCCCTGGTCGGGCCGCTCGAGCTGCTCAGAGGCGAACCGCACCAGCTGCCGCTCGAGCGGCCAGGAGAACTCCGACTCGTCGAGACCCGCCGAACGCGCGGCCGAGAGCGTCACGAGCACCTCGCCCACGACGTCCGCCTGATACTGGGCGGCCGCGCCGTTGCCCAGACGCACCGGCGACGAGCCCTGATAGCCCGGGAACTCCGGCAGCACGCGCTCCAGCAGGTCGCGTTCCCCCGCGAGGCCGTACATGATCTGCAGATCGGCCGGATCGCCCGCGACCGCGCGCAGCAGCCACTCGCGCCAGCGGTCGGCGACGGTGAGGAAGCCGTGATCCAGCAGCGCCTCCAGCGTGAGGGCCGCGTCGCGCAGCCAGACGTAGCGGTAGTCCCAGTTGCGCTCTCCGCCGATCTCCTCCGGCAGCGCCATGGTCGCGGCCGCAGCGATACCGCCGGTCTCGTGGTTGGTCAGGGCGCGCAGCAGCAGCAGGGAGCGCACGACGTCGCCGCGCCGAGGTCCGTCGTGCGAGATGCGGTCGGCCCAGCTCTGCCACCAGTCCTTCGTTCGCTCGACCTCGTCGTCGACGTCGAGAACCGGGGGTACGTCGCGATGCGAGGGGAACCACGTCAGCTGCAGATCGTGCTCCTCGCCCGCGACCACCGTCAACTCGCCCCGGTGCTGGTGGTCGACGGCCGTCAGCCGCCCACCGCGGATGGCCACGGCATCCGGGCCGCCCATCGCCACCAGACAGGGCTCGTCGGCGGTGCCCGTCTGCCGCACCCACGGCATTCCCCGCGAGTAGTCGAAGCGGATGCTGATCTGCTGCACGAAGTCGATCTCACCCTGCACGCCGACGATCCTGCGGACGAGATCCGTGCGGCGGATGGCGATGTCGGGATCGAGCCCGATCGGCATGAAGTCGTGCACCTCGGCGACCGCGTCGCCGAGCGTCCAGCGGGTGATGAGCACGAAGGTGTCGCCGTCGTACCGCCGCGAGCACTCGGCATCGGGGTCGGCCGGATGCAGTTCCCAGCGGCCGTGCGCCTCGTCGCCCAGCAGGGCGCCGAACACCGACGGGGAGTCGAGGCGAGGCAGACACAGCCAGTCGATGCTGCCCGCCTTCGACACGAGCGCGGCCGTGCGGCAGTTGCTCAGAAGCGCGTAGTCCTCGATGCGGGCAGCCATGACCGGAGTGTTGCACCTCCCCGCATCCGACTCAAGCGGCCGCTCCGCCGAGCCTGCAGAGTTCTCGGCCCGTGGCCACGCCGGCTCAGTGCGCCGGTCTGTCGACGACGACCTCGTTGCCCTCCTTGTCGACCACCTTGCCGTCGACGACGGAGTCGCCGTCTTGGAGGGCGTCGAGGATCGCGATCGGGATGCTGCGGGTCGGCGCCGACACGAATGCGTTCTTGCGGTTCACGCTGCCCAGATGGTTGAACAGCAGGTTGAGCAGGATCGCGGCGACCGCAGCCGAGCTGATGCCGGAGTGGAAGATCGTGTTGAACCAGTCGGGCATCTGGTCGTAGATCGCGGGGGCCGCGATCGGCAGCATGCCGATGCCGAGGGAGGCCGCGACGATGATGAGGTTCATGTTGCCGCGGTAGTCGACTTTCGCCAGGGTGCGGATGCCGCTGGCCGCGACGCTTCCGAACAGGACGATTCCGGCGCCTCCCAGCACGGGCGCCGGGATCGCGCCCACGACGCGTCCGAGTACCGGCAGCAGGCCGAGCACGACGAGCACGACACCACCGGCGGTGACCACGAACCGGCTCTTCACGCCCGTGATCGCGACCAGACCGACGTTCTGCGCGAACGCCGACTGGGTGAAGGTGCCGAAGACCGGTGAGACGGCGCTCGAGAGCATGTCGGCGCGGAGCCCCGCGGCGATGCGCTTGGAATCGACCTTGGTGCCCACGATCTCGCCGACGGCGAGGATGTCGGCCGTGGTCTCGGTCAGCGTCACGAGGATGACGATGAACATCGAGATGATGCCGGCGATCTCGAAGGTCGGCAGTCCGAACGCGAACGGCGTCGGGAACGCGAAGATCTCTCCCTCACCGACGGCACTGAAGTCGACCCGGCCGATGATCGCCGCGAAGATCGTGCCGAGCACGATGGCAAGCAGGATCGACAGTCGCGAGACGGCGCCGACGGGGACCTTGCTGAGCACCAGCACTATGGCCAGGGTCACGAACGCGAGCAGCAGGTTCTGCGGGGCGCCGAAGTCGTCGGCGCGGTCGTTGCCGCCCATGGCCCAGCGGGCTGCGACAGGAAGCAGCGTGAGTCCGATCGTGGTGATCACGACGCCGGTGACGACCGGCGGGAAGAACCGGATGACCATCGCGAACACCGGAGCGATGAGCAGGCCTATGACGGATGCCACGATCACCGCGCCGAACACCGCCGGCAGTCCTCCGCCGTTCGTGACGATCGCGCCCATGGTAGCCACACCGGCGAACGAGACGCCCTGCACGAGTGGCAGCTGCGAGCCGAAGAACGGGATGCCGACGGTCTGCAGGATCGTCGCGAGACCGCCCATGAACAGGCAGGATGCGATCAGCACGCCGATCTCGGCCGAGCTCAGGCCGGCCATCTGGCCGATGATGAGCGGCGGGGCGATGATGCCGCCGTACATCGTCAGCACGTGCTGGAGGCCGTACCCGAAGGTGGCTCCGATAGACAGCCGTTCGTCTTCCGGCCGCGTGGCGACCGCGTTCTTCTTGCTCATATCGACCTCTTCGTCGTGTTTCCGTGGATGCGGGTGGTTCGAGTCGTTCGGGTGGGCGTTCGGGTTCAGGAGTGACGGGCGAGGAGACCGCGCGCCGCCTCGCTGTGGTGGGCGATGAGCCGCGGAACGTCGAGGCCGTCTATCCTGCCGTCGATCACGCGCCAGCGTCCGGCGACCATCACCCGGTCGGCACGATCCGCGCCGCACAGCAGCAGGGCGGCCACCGGATCGTGGCTGCCGGAGAACCGCAGCTCGTCGAGAGTGAACATCGCGAGGTCGGCCTGCGCGCCGGGAGCGAGCACGCCGATGTCACCGCGACCGAGGGCACGGGCGGAACCTGAGGTCGCCCAGCCGAGCGCGCGTTCCGGCGTGATCGCGGCGGCGCCGTAGCGCAGGCGCTGCAGGTACAGCGCCTGGCGCACCTCCTGGATCATGTTCGAGCCGTCGTTCGAGGCCGAACCGTCGACGCCGAGCCCCACGGGAGCGCCGGCCTCTTCGAGTTCGAGCGCACGGGCGATGCCCGAGGCGAGACGCATGTTCGAGGTCGCGCAGTGCGACACCGCGGTGCCTGCCGCCCCCAGTCGGGCTATCTCGGCGTCGTCGAAGTGGATGCCGTGCGCCAGCCACGTGCGATCCGACAACCAGCCGACTCTCTCGAGGTAGTCGACGGTGCGCAGGCCGAACATCTCGCGGCAGAAGTCCTCCTCATCGAGCGTCTCGGCCAGATGCGTGTGCAGGCGGACGTCGAGTCGGTCGGCGAGGGCCGCGGTGTCGCGCATGACGCCGGTGGTCACGGAGAACGGCGAGCACGGTGCGAGACCGATCTGCACGAAGGCGCCGTCGCCGCGCTCGTGATAGGCGCCGATCAGCCGCTCGCTGTCGGCGAGGATCGTGTCGGCATCCTGCACAGTCCGCTGCGGCGGCAGCCCACCGTCATCCTCACCCAGCGACATCGACCCGCGAGTCAGCGTCGCTCGCATTCCGAGCTTCCTCACGACGTCGACCTGCACGTCGATGCCTTCTTCGAGCCCATTCGGGAACAGGTAGTGGTGATCGGCGGCCGTCGTGCAGCCTGAGAGCAGCAACTCGGCGAGCGCCACGGTCGTGGCGAGCTCGAGGTCGCGCGGCGTGATGCCCGCCCAGACCCCGTAGAGGCCTTTCAGCCAGGGGAAGAGCTCGGCGCTCACAACGGGCCGCCAGGCGCGCGTGAGCGTCTGATAGAAGTGGTGGTGCGTGTTGATGAGCCCGGGGATCACGACGTGGCGGGCGGCGTCGAAGACCGAGTCGACCGGGGCTGTAGGCGCGCCACCGGCGGGCACGAGTTCGCTCACGACGGCGCCCTCGAGGACGATCCCGCCCGCGGCATCCGCATCGGTCCCCGTGAAGATGCCGAGCGGATTCTTGATCCAGGTGCGGGCGGCGGGCTGGGACATGGCGACTCCATCTGTGACGGTGGAGCCGGGGAACGGCCCCACGAGGGGCCAGCTCAGTTTCCCTGTCTGCTGATCCAGGTGCCCCGTCATCGGAACAGTTCAGGTCTACCAGCCGCGCGTCGAGACAGTCAAGGCTTTTCTCATATCTCGGACTCGGCATTCCATAAAGCGGAATAGATCGACGGATGCTGCACGGTTGCCACACCAGTACACGCATCGCCAGAGGGTGGCCTTCGGCTGCGGATCGGGATAACGTCACGGCCATGGCGACCACTCCCACGACCCTGTTCATCCTCGGCGCCTCTGGCGACCTGACGTCCCGGCTGCTGCTCCCCTCGCTCGCCGCTCTGCTCGCGCGGCAACCGCAGCGTCGTGTGGTCCTGCGCGGCTCGGGCACGGAAGAGCAGGATCACGAGGCCTGGAAGAAGCTCGTGGGCGTCGCCTTCTCGGACTTCCCTGGCACGATCGACCGCGTGACGATCGGCGACTACACCTCCGCCGACGTGACCGACCGGGACGCGGTCGCCGCCCTCGTCGACACCCTCGAACCGGGCACCGTGCTGTACTTCGCGCTTCCGCCGGCGGTGACGCGCGCGGCGATCGCGGCCATGCAGGGCATGACGCTCCCCGAGGGCACGGTGCTCGCGATGGAGAAGCCCTTCGGCGACGACGAGAAGACGGCCCGCGAGCTCAACGAGATGCTCACCGCTCTCGTGCCCGAACGTCAGATCTTCCGTGTCGACCACTTCCTCGGCCGCTCGATGCTGCTCAACCTCATGGGCGTGCGGCTGGCCAACCGCATCTGGGAACCGGTCTGGTCGGCGGAGCACATCGAGTCGGTGCTCATCCGATTCGACGAGAGCATCGCCCTGGAAGGCAGAGCCCGCTACTACGACAAGGCGGGCGCGATGATCGACATGATCCAGAGCCATCTGCTGCAGGTGCTCGCCCTCGTCGCGATGGACCCGCCGGCGAGCATCGACGAGCGCGACCTGCGCGATGCGAAGGCCTCGATACTCCGGGCGACGCACGTGCTCGGCGACGACCCGGCGCAGTCGTCCCGCCGGGCCAGATACACGGCCGGGCGGATCGACGATCGAGACCTGCCCTCGTACGCGGACGAGGACGGCGTGGATGCCG includes:
- a CDS encoding glucose-6-phosphate dehydrogenase, whose protein sequence is MATTPTTLFILGASGDLTSRLLLPSLAALLARQPQRRVVLRGSGTEEQDHEAWKKLVGVAFSDFPGTIDRVTIGDYTSADVTDRDAVAALVDTLEPGTVLYFALPPAVTRAAIAAMQGMTLPEGTVLAMEKPFGDDEKTARELNEMLTALVPERQIFRVDHFLGRSMLLNLMGVRLANRIWEPVWSAEHIESVLIRFDESIALEGRARYYDKAGAMIDMIQSHLLQVLALVAMDPPASIDERDLRDAKASILRATHVLGDDPAQSSRRARYTAGRIDDRDLPSYADEDGVDAARDTETLAEVVFEVANDRWAGVPFVLRSGKALAAKKSEVVVTFRPVRHVPKGLAGSPVDGGRLTFSLGPDEMRLKLHVTGGDDPFALRDEELCADLGEGQRRSYEEVIDELLDGEVALSVRADEAEECWRIIQPVRDAWASGAAPVEDYPAGSTGPEDWATS
- a CDS encoding glycoside hydrolase family 15 protein is translated as MAARIEDYALLSNCRTAALVSKAGSIDWLCLPRLDSPSVFGALLGDEAHGRWELHPADPDAECSRRYDGDTFVLITRWTLGDAVAEVHDFMPIGLDPDIAIRRTDLVRRIVGVQGEIDFVQQISIRFDYSRGMPWVRQTGTADEPCLVAMGGPDAVAIRGGRLTAVDHQHRGELTVVAGEEHDLQLTWFPSHRDVPPVLDVDDEVERTKDWWQSWADRISHDGPRRGDVVRSLLLLRALTNHETGGIAAAATMALPEEIGGERNWDYRYVWLRDAALTLEALLDHGFLTVADRWREWLLRAVAGDPADLQIMYGLAGERDLLERVLPEFPGYQGSSPVRLGNGAAAQYQADVVGEVLVTLSAARSAGLDESEFSWPLERQLVRFASEQLERPDQGLWEIRGDAHHFTHSRVMMWAAFDRAVRAVEDFGLEGPVERWRGLRERMRAEIDGQGVVDGHFVQYYGTTEVDASLLLLPQVGYCRPDDPRMLATVERIEQTLMPDGLVRRYRTGTGVDGLAGSEGAFLACSFWLVEQYAVTGRHEEAHVLMDRLCGLTNDVGMLSEEYDTVAGRQLGNTPQAFSHLALVRAADALARNAHRPR
- a CDS encoding nucleobase:cation symporter-2 family protein, with the protein product MSKKNAVATRPEDERLSIGATFGYGLQHVLTMYGGIIAPPLIIGQMAGLSSAEIGVLIASCLFMGGLATILQTVGIPFFGSQLPLVQGVSFAGVATMGAIVTNGGGLPAVFGAVIVASVIGLLIAPVFAMVIRFFPPVVTGVVITTIGLTLLPVAARWAMGGNDRADDFGAPQNLLLAFVTLAIVLVLSKVPVGAVSRLSILLAIVLGTIFAAIIGRVDFSAVGEGEIFAFPTPFAFGLPTFEIAGIISMFIVILVTLTETTADILAVGEIVGTKVDSKRIAAGLRADMLSSAVSPVFGTFTQSAFAQNVGLVAITGVKSRFVVTAGGVVLVVLGLLPVLGRVVGAIPAPVLGGAGIVLFGSVAASGIRTLAKVDYRGNMNLIIVAASLGIGMLPIAAPAIYDQMPDWFNTIFHSGISSAAVAAILLNLLFNHLGSVNRKNAFVSAPTRSIPIAILDALQDGDSVVDGKVVDKEGNEVVVDRPAH
- a CDS encoding 8-oxoguanine deaminase, which translates into the protein MSQPAARTWIKNPLGIFTGTDADAAGGIVLEGAVVSELVPAGGAPTAPVDSVFDAARHVVIPGLINTHHHFYQTLTRAWRPVVSAELFPWLKGLYGVWAGITPRDLELATTVALAELLLSGCTTAADHHYLFPNGLEEGIDVQVDVVRKLGMRATLTRGSMSLGEDDGGLPPQRTVQDADTILADSERLIGAYHERGDGAFVQIGLAPCSPFSVTTGVMRDTAALADRLDVRLHTHLAETLDEEDFCREMFGLRTVDYLERVGWLSDRTWLAHGIHFDDAEIARLGAAGTAVSHCATSNMRLASGIARALELEEAGAPVGLGVDGSASNDGSNMIQEVRQALYLQRLRYGAAAITPERALGWATSGSARALGRGDIGVLAPGAQADLAMFTLDELRFSGSHDPVAALLLCGADRADRVMVAGRWRVIDGRIDGLDVPRLIAHHSEAARGLLARHS